One Carettochelys insculpta isolate YL-2023 chromosome 1, ASM3395843v1, whole genome shotgun sequence genomic window, ATAGTGTTTCCTTACTAGAATTCAAAAGTTGAACGTGTAGAACCGGTGGGATCCTTAATTTGATTTCCttgtagaaaaataaaagcatttgaaataaaaaaatgcttAAGATTACACATTTAATGAATTGGCAATACCTTATTAACCTCACTCATTTCCATATTAAGGATAGCACGTAGGTACTTTAAGTCCAAAGCAAATGTTTAAATATAGTCCTGAACTGCAGCCAGATTCCGGgatccagcaaaacacttaatACACACTGGAGGTTCAGCATGCAAGTAGTCTCATTTGCATCAGAGGGTCtagtcactatttcaaaattaaatacaaGTTGTTACAACAGGGGACAGGATCTTTTAAATCAAAGTCTGAAAAAATAATCCCTCCTTTAAATAAAACCAGACAGATTCCATAATATACGCAATTATAAAACTGATTCAATACTATTAAAAAGGATTTTATAACTTATGAGGCAAGTAAACGATTATGAAATTTTTCCTTCACTAAATCTTCATTTGTAAATTCTACTCAGCAAGTTTTAAGCAACACTTTCTACCAAGGAAATAGAGACACATTTATCACAGTTGTCAGAACTATTACAATAGAAGGGGAGTTACTCCCTATTGTAACCACTCCTTGTTTTCCAAGGCTTATTAACTctgccattaaaaaaaaccacacacacacacccaccccaaaaGGAAAAAATTGCTCAGGCTACCAAAAGAGTGTGGTGAGAGAGACTgggtttgttttttcctgttgATGAAATTACAAGTTTTGGGCCttttacaaatttaaaaaaaaaaaagaataggaTTCAGACATTGTCATTAGAAACCAAACAAGCTTCTATTCTTATAGAATTTTGGAATACATATGGAAGGAgaaaataagcttttttttttttttttttaaaatagaaaggaTGAATTTATGTCCTATATGGCAAAGTTATtctaaaaatgtttcaaaataaatattctcTCAACACCTTTAAACTCTGGCTGCTGGACACAGAAGTGGAAACTAGATAGACTTTTGGAAGCCAAGACGTGTTGGTAAATACAAGCTCCCTTAATTCTGTTTAATGTGCAAGGATTATGGTTATAAATTTGGTGGTATGTTAAGCAAGacaggatgattttttttttttcaaagaattgGGAACTATTAGCACTCAATACACTACAGGATAACCGTTAAGACAGACCGATAAAAACAGTTAAAAGTAACAGTACTGGGCCACAGCTACTCTGTGGATTAGAACTATTGTTTCAGAACAGTGAGATCTCCTTCACTGAACTCTTATTTAAAGCAGGACATTAAACATAAGGCTCAGAGTTCACTTGTTCCTATGGCTTCTCCAGTAGTCACTTCTTGTATATAAAAGTTTAGTTTCTTGATTGTCAAGTTCCTCTTTGGTTGTCAGTGAAACATGATGAGACATTGTGTGTGTCCTTGAGAGTTAACAGGTGCCTTTCCCTGTACACCCAGTTGCTAAATGTTCAACAGGCAGCTGCTTAGGCAGAGAGGTGACCTTCAAATTAAGTGGAAGAACAATGCCATTACCTACTCCACGCTCAACCACCTATGTCCAAGAGAAGGTCAAATAGAAAAGCACTCTCACTACAGAGGCACAAGTCAGACATGCTTGAGCTGCGATTTTGGCCAGAGTGTGGAGAAAGATGATCCCATCACCTGGTATATAAAAATCGACGAGGGTAGAGGTGGGTAATACAACGATAGGAAAGAAAATTCATGCAATTACACCACACAGGTCAAAGACTGGAGTTTTAATGTATCTTGACGTTCTCTGTGTGCGCGCAGGGATCTTTGTTTTTTGGCTTCAGAATGGTACAGGATAAACGAAAATCCTCCATTTGATTTGCCAGCTACATAGAATAAAAAAAATACTGAACAGAACACTTCATTAACACAATGCCCTCTGCTACAGccacaactttaaaaataaaaggtctTCACAAGTCCCTGAATACTAGATGGGGTGTATTGTGTGGGGATGTAGTGTTAACCCATTGCTGACTCTCTGGTCTGAAGACAGCTAGTCCTTATGATTGTAAGGTATTTAGTACCTCTTTGGGTTGAAGGAACAGAGAACAACTCCTTGTCCACCCAGCTTCCTCTAAAACCCAGTCCTATTTGACTACTCCAGCACAGAGAAAATCCATTCGCTTGCCTTCAGGTATTAGGGTGGCTCCCCTCAGATTTTCACAAAGTCTCTTTCAGCAGTCCCAGTTTCCGAAGAGCCTCTTTCCTGGCTTCTTCCGTTGAGCCTCGCCCGGAAAACTTTACTGTTatcccctggggtggaaatcctGAAGGTCGAGGTAGTGAGCCTGACCGCTTTCTCATATCCAGCTTTAAACTGGGCTGCCCATGGTCAGAAAAGCTTTTGGCAACATTCTGTAGAGCAACATCATCGCTGCCAAGAGCCACATCTCGTTTGATTGTCACTGTCTTGCCCGTAGAAAGGAAAGGGCTAGGATGGCATTTTAATATTGCATGGATATTTTGATATCCATTCGGAATAGtctctccttgttctgccttcaaGTCTTGCAtcttgtgtgtgtttggggcATGATACTGTTGGGCCAGGCTTGGCTTTTCCTTCACCAGGCCTAGTTTCATCAGAGCCTCGTATCGTGTTTGCTCAGGCGTCAAATCTCTTAAGGAGGAACTTCTGCTGCGAACCAGGACTTCATTCTTCCGCAACCTCTCTTCTACTTCAGCTGTCTCAAAAGCGGCTCCGTTCATGTTGGCTAACACCTGAGCCTTACGCTCCTGCACACTGACCGCTGCCTTAGAGATAGTTTGGCTGAAATCTCTCTCAGCTGCATTAGTTATGTTGATATTACTTGGAAACCGGTAGGATTTGGGTGTTGGCAGTGGAGGGTGTttaggagctgggaaacagatgCCATTGGCCACGGGGATTTGCTTCCTTTCCACAGGGTCCCCCtctctgggggaaggaggagaacatGTCCCGGTCTCATTTTGCTTTTCAGACATTTTCTGAGCCAGGACAATTGGAGTGGGGATGGCACGATGAAGACTGgcatgctgcagtgggcagggagctgggactccCCCGTAGCTTGTCAATGGAGAAGCTGGAGGATGGTTTGGTGcagcatcaggaactggaatctTCTCCGGCAGCTCATGGCCCTCTGGCTTAGGACCATCCATTCCCCTCGCAGCTTCTGACACTTAGAACAAAAAACAGAATCTCATTAGCTCCTTGCACAGAGAAGAACACAAGACTTCCTTTGACCAGCATTGGCCTCTCTCACCACAACTTCTCCTGATCCAGCTTTTCCCTTAAGTTGCAATTCTCATAGAATcactgaaagagacctcaggaggtcatcaagtccaacccccatTGGGCAGCTCAATGTCTTCTCAGGCAAGAAACTAAGATCTCCATTTAGACACTTGCTTTCGCTCTAATATACTGTTCCCATATCTGCTAGATGTGGGCTACTGAAACACTGCATATTCTCTATTCCTTGCATTTGTGCCCTTTCTTGGATACTGTGACCAGAGAGGAAAGAAACATCTTTAAAACCCAAGTGGCACATTTGCTAGCAGGCAACTGAGTCATGGGAAATTGGTTGCATACAGGGACTGGGAGACCACAATCCACAGGTACTGACTGCTCACATGGTGGGGTTTGGTCAGTGAAGTCACATTCTTCACTATGGCTCCACTATCAGACATGCACAATGGCTGTCCACAGGAGATTGGGCTGGAGGGTGAATGAACGAATGAGTGCGCAAACAAGTACATTTGTTCTAGTCCTTGTTACACGTTTCACTGCTGTTGCTCACTGGAACAACTTCACCACACTTACTTTGTTTCAGAGCTGCTGTtttggggggagagggcagagagaaATAGGAGTCACCACTCAGCTGTATACGAACACTTAAATGAACGCAACTAATGAtgagcaccctccccccccccccccccacacacataaaagcagtcctgtagcaccttaaatactaacaattttatttattaggtaataagcatTC contains:
- the PROSER2 gene encoding proline and serine-rich protein 2, producing MPRNLVLDILKMASEISPKCRLKSFETSGSLESRSSHSRCRNFTLEDESLQYLTHEEKDVLLFFEETIDAFEDDLEEQVLRDSGIHCHSPRSTEENASSHSESEDIIDLVQSVPENSDDKCTANREIAPVSEAARGMDGPKPEGHELPEKIPVPDAAPNHPPASPLTSYGGVPAPCPLQHASLHRAIPTPIVLAQKMSEKQNETGTCSPPSPREGDPVERKQIPVANGICFPAPKHPPLPTPKSYRFPSNINITNAAERDFSQTISKAAVSVQERKAQVLANMNGAAFETAEVEERLRKNEVLVRSRSSSLRDLTPEQTRYEALMKLGLVKEKPSLAQQYHAPNTHKMQDLKAEQGETIPNGYQNIHAILKCHPSPFLSTGKTVTIKRDVALGSDDVALQNVAKSFSDHGQPSLKLDMRKRSGSLPRPSGFPPQGITVKFSGRGSTEEARKEALRKLGLLKETL